One Halobaculum roseum DNA segment encodes these proteins:
- a CDS encoding adenylosuccinate synthase, whose amino-acid sequence MTVTIVGSQLGDEGKGALVDLWGGDADVVVRYQGGDNAGHTVVEGGEEYALSLVPSGAVRDKVGVLGNGCVVNPRTLFEEIETLRERGLDPDVRVAERAHVIMPYHRRLDGIEEEAKADSDSGAEVGTTGRGIGPTYEDKAGRRGVRVGDLLDPDVLRERLEYVVPHKRALVEDVYGLEAGEELDIDALHEEYSDFGRRLREEDMTVNCSDFLYERHEGGDNVMFEGAQGTLIDIDHGSYPYVTSSNPTAGGAATGSGMGPTVTGRGEVVGVVKAYLSRVGAGPMPTELDGDEREETLAADIREKGGEFGTVTGRPRRIGWLDVPMLRHAARVNGYTGLAVNHLDVLAGLDELYVGHAYELDGEERPSLPATTERWAECEPVLREFDTWAEFDADAVAEAGYDALPGAAREYLEYLEEQLDTPVYAVGVGPDREQTVVRTNPWE is encoded by the coding sequence ATGACTGTCACCATCGTCGGATCCCAGCTCGGGGACGAGGGCAAGGGCGCCCTCGTCGACCTGTGGGGCGGGGACGCCGACGTCGTCGTGCGGTATCAGGGCGGCGACAACGCCGGCCACACGGTCGTCGAGGGCGGCGAGGAGTACGCCCTCTCGCTGGTGCCCTCCGGCGCCGTCCGCGACAAGGTCGGCGTGCTCGGCAACGGCTGCGTCGTGAATCCGCGGACGCTGTTCGAGGAGATCGAAACGCTGCGCGAGCGCGGGCTCGACCCCGACGTGCGCGTCGCCGAGCGCGCGCACGTCATCATGCCGTACCACCGGCGCCTCGACGGCATCGAGGAGGAGGCGAAGGCCGACTCCGACTCCGGCGCCGAGGTCGGCACCACCGGCCGCGGCATCGGCCCCACCTACGAGGACAAGGCGGGCCGCCGCGGGGTCCGCGTCGGCGACCTGCTCGACCCCGACGTGTTGCGCGAGCGCCTGGAGTACGTCGTCCCGCACAAGCGCGCGCTCGTCGAGGACGTGTACGGGCTCGAGGCGGGCGAGGAACTCGACATCGACGCGCTCCACGAGGAGTACAGCGACTTCGGCCGTCGCCTCCGCGAGGAGGACATGACGGTCAACTGCTCGGACTTCCTGTACGAGCGCCACGAGGGCGGCGACAACGTCATGTTCGAGGGCGCGCAGGGCACCCTCATCGACATCGACCACGGGAGCTACCCGTACGTCACCTCCTCGAACCCGACCGCCGGCGGCGCCGCCACCGGCTCCGGGATGGGGCCGACCGTCACCGGCCGCGGCGAGGTCGTCGGCGTCGTGAAGGCGTACCTCTCGCGCGTCGGCGCGGGACCGATGCCGACCGAGCTGGACGGCGACGAGCGCGAGGAGACGCTTGCCGCCGACATCCGCGAGAAGGGCGGCGAGTTCGGCACCGTCACCGGCCGCCCGCGCCGCATCGGCTGGCTCGACGTGCCGATGCTGCGTCACGCCGCCCGCGTCAACGGCTACACCGGGCTCGCCGTCAACCACCTCGACGTGCTCGCCGGGCTGGACGAGCTGTACGTCGGCCACGCCTACGAGCTCGACGGCGAGGAGCGACCCTCGCTGCCGGCGACGACCGAGCGCTGGGCCGAGTGCGAGCCGGTCCTCCGGGAGTTCGACACGTGGGCGGAGTTCGACGCCGACGCCGTCGCCGAGGCGGGGTACGATGCGCTCCCGGGGGCGGCCCGCGAGTACCTGGAGTACCTGGAGGAGCAGCTCGACACGCCCGTCTACGCCGTCGGCGTCGGTCCCGACCGCGAGCAGACGGTCGTGCGGACGAACCCCTGGGAGTAA
- a CDS encoding DUF7527 domain-containing protein — translation MDGETVETVTGWESEPLSGGIDGLRTLQSRDFTGAVTEGHAWLFMLNGRVVGVFDGSLDSFADADGTAYVAPDPSLPLLYAMRERGGETKARYYTNDTALSAADAKLSSGKFTGYIELSENVLSGDYYAVYYGGRRLACAFVGTGEQKQVLTGDEAFEAADDEVGIYEVVDVDVDVVDIPDPEPEPEPDSGTDSDPAPDSAAASATAAAADPDAAASGDSPADGDDRSEADSSTSITFGGAGGSGGDGEPDDAGEPTDAREPTEADESPSTVATAGDDDPAPDASPTADATATTDAEVPDDPESTDDDGEAAAASPSDDGGPRPSGDPREGAPDPSRPSNASSRGDGAATRRESAGSDRSAASWPANRPPEGDRDDRETGDRGKPEGSGSDGDPFSAEEQWRETRSIPSLDPSRTATPAAEDAGTNGSAAAAERRRRRDRSAGETQSATDDAGRREAAGADADGRRSSDRDDGSGARVEGPADASEELAAAREALATARAERDRAIEGAREAREQLESTEEELDGLREENERLSERVEELEAELAEAREELEAARERAAVGDGDDGDAPARTVPADRALAGTNLFVRYDSKGGATLEKAHAGGASRSDVNDNLRLELHTDFEAADAAVDGRPFREFLTDTIEYGFVEWAVRELLYEIQSTGNESALRDLFDAIPEIDRAELDGTVAVDDADGGATEHTFDVVLRDRMGNPLLVADVTEGRDATTESMLDGLVGDAGAVADADDHLAAGFYVTASFFEPGALEAAADATGGGLLSRGKRKSFVKLSRKQGFHLCLVESREGEFHVNVPEL, via the coding sequence ATGGACGGCGAAACAGTCGAAACGGTGACCGGATGGGAGTCCGAGCCGCTCTCGGGGGGGATCGACGGGCTCCGCACCTTGCAGTCCCGCGACTTCACCGGGGCGGTCACCGAGGGACACGCGTGGCTGTTCATGTTGAACGGTCGCGTGGTCGGCGTGTTCGACGGGTCGCTGGACTCGTTCGCGGACGCCGACGGCACCGCGTACGTCGCGCCCGACCCGTCGCTGCCGCTGCTGTACGCGATGCGGGAACGCGGCGGCGAGACGAAGGCGCGCTACTACACGAACGACACGGCCCTGTCGGCCGCCGACGCGAAGCTCTCCTCGGGGAAGTTCACCGGCTACATCGAGCTGTCGGAGAACGTCCTCTCGGGGGACTACTACGCGGTCTACTACGGCGGTCGCCGCCTCGCGTGCGCGTTCGTCGGCACCGGCGAGCAGAAGCAGGTGCTCACCGGCGACGAGGCGTTCGAGGCCGCCGACGACGAGGTCGGCATCTACGAGGTCGTCGACGTCGATGTCGACGTGGTCGACATTCCGGACCCGGAACCGGAGCCCGAACCGGACTCCGGCACGGACTCGGACCCGGCTCCGGACTCGGCGGCAGCCTCGGCGACGGCCGCCGCCGCGGACCCGGACGCCGCCGCGAGCGGCGACTCGCCCGCTGACGGGGACGACCGGTCCGAAGCCGACTCGTCGACGAGCATCACCTTCGGCGGCGCCGGCGGATCGGGCGGCGACGGGGAGCCGGACGACGCCGGTGAACCGACCGACGCCAGGGAGCCGACCGAGGCCGACGAGTCGCCGTCGACCGTCGCCACGGCCGGGGACGACGACCCCGCCCCCGACGCGTCGCCGACGGCCGACGCGACAGCGACGACCGACGCCGAGGTGCCGGACGACCCCGAGTCGACGGACGACGACGGGGAGGCCGCCGCGGCGTCGCCGAGCGACGACGGGGGGCCGCGCCCGTCCGGCGACCCCCGCGAGGGGGCGCCGGATCCGTCGCGACCGTCGAACGCATCGTCCCGCGGTGACGGTGCGGCGACCCGACGGGAGTCGGCCGGATCCGACAGATCAGCGGCGTCGTGGCCGGCGAACCGTCCCCCGGAGGGGGACCGGGACGACCGCGAGACGGGCGACCGAGGGAAGCCGGAGGGGAGCGGATCCGACGGCGACCCGTTCTCGGCGGAGGAGCAGTGGCGCGAGACCCGGTCGATCCCGTCGCTCGACCCGTCGCGAACGGCGACGCCGGCGGCGGAGGACGCGGGGACGAACGGCTCGGCGGCCGCCGCCGAGCGTCGCCGCCGCCGGGACCGGTCGGCAGGGGAGACCCAGTCGGCGACGGACGACGCCGGTCGACGCGAGGCCGCCGGCGCCGACGCGGACGGCCGGCGGTCGTCCGACCGCGACGACGGCTCGGGAGCTCGAGTCGAGGGACCGGCCGACGCGAGCGAGGAGCTCGCGGCCGCCCGGGAGGCGCTCGCGACGGCGCGCGCCGAGCGCGACCGCGCCATCGAGGGCGCCCGCGAGGCGCGCGAGCAGCTCGAGTCGACCGAGGAGGAACTCGACGGGCTCCGCGAGGAGAACGAGCGACTCTCCGAGCGCGTCGAGGAGCTGGAGGCCGAGCTGGCCGAGGCGCGCGAGGAGTTGGAGGCGGCCCGCGAGCGGGCGGCGGTCGGCGACGGGGACGACGGCGACGCGCCAGCGCGGACCGTCCCGGCCGACCGGGCGCTGGCCGGGACGAACCTGTTCGTCCGCTACGACTCGAAGGGCGGGGCGACGCTGGAGAAGGCCCACGCCGGTGGCGCGAGCCGTTCGGACGTGAACGACAACCTCCGGCTGGAGCTGCACACCGACTTCGAGGCGGCGGACGCGGCCGTCGACGGACGACCGTTCCGGGAGTTCCTCACCGACACTATCGAGTACGGCTTCGTCGAGTGGGCGGTCCGCGAGCTGCTGTACGAGATCCAAAGCACCGGCAACGAGTCGGCGCTGCGGGACCTGTTCGACGCCATCCCCGAGATCGACCGCGCCGAGCTCGACGGGACCGTCGCGGTCGACGACGCCGACGGCGGCGCGACCGAGCACACCTTCGACGTCGTGCTCCGCGACCGCATGGGCAACCCGCTGTTGGTGGCCGACGTGACGGAGGGGCGCGACGCGACGACCGAGTCGATGCTCGACGGGCTCGTCGGCGACGCCGGCGCCGTCGCGGACGCCGACGACCACCTCGCAGCCGGCTTCTACGTCACCGCGTCGTTCTTCGAGCCCGGCGCGCTGGAGGCGGCAGCCGACGCGACCGGCGGCGGGCTGCTCTCGCGGGGCAAGCGCAAGAGCTTCGTGAAGCTCTCGCGCAAGCAGGGCTTTCACCTCTGTCTTGTCGAGTCGCGCGAGGGCGAGTTCCACGTGAACGTCCCCGAACTGTAG
- a CDS encoding DUF7410 domain-containing protein, whose product MSREHVAGDDAGTDGGSGGDGTTAGDGPAVADDGVGDMEDPGNATDAPEPRDPDADRYEVPPGETAFACPRCGRPFARKRHRDLHLGQAHADLDDEERTAYEVARDEETDDLRRFRIVSLGMLVVLYFGFLFLYAIAG is encoded by the coding sequence ATGAGCCGCGAGCACGTCGCCGGCGACGACGCCGGCACGGACGGGGGGAGCGGCGGCGACGGGACGACCGCCGGCGACGGACCCGCCGTCGCCGACGATGGTGTCGGCGACATGGAGGACCCCGGCAACGCGACGGACGCCCCGGAGCCGCGCGACCCGGACGCCGACCGCTACGAGGTGCCGCCGGGGGAGACGGCGTTCGCGTGTCCGCGGTGCGGCCGGCCGTTCGCCCGGAAGCGTCACCGCGACCTCCACCTCGGGCAGGCCCACGCCGACCTCGACGACGAGGAGCGGACCGCCTACGAGGTGGCCCGCGACGAGGAGACCGACGACCTCCGTCGGTTCCGGATCGTGTCGCTGGGGATGCTCGTCGTCCTGTACTTCGGGTTCCTGTTCCTGTACGCGATCGCGGGCTGA
- a CDS encoding DUF7563 family protein translates to MPECRNCSSFVTERYVRVFAPEGMNDVRVCPSCEDMVREGASVREARSKRV, encoded by the coding sequence ATGCCGGAGTGCAGGAACTGTAGTTCGTTCGTCACCGAACGATACGTTCGAGTGTTCGCTCCGGAAGGGATGAACGACGTCCGCGTGTGCCCTTCCTGTGAAGACATGGTCCGCGAGGGGGCCAGCGTGCGGGAGGCCCGGTCGAAACGCGTCTGA
- a CDS encoding cytochrome c oxidase subunit 3, with protein MATETEDAHDDGHHLPAVEDWPRGFGEASWWPFVTALGGAGIYIGAALYLMAIGDRNIVGPMVGPGVLVGSIGLFLVGIYGWMYHAFVTHFWERGADEHSASKLRWGMIAFLGSEIATFSAGFTYFFFIRSQDAWAEIAGDLPHLLGSLVVINTTILIVSSVTLHFAHGAIRRNDRGRFLGWLAVTLLLGIVFIGGQVYEYYEFIVHEGFTLTSGLFGSAFYGLTGLHGLHVSMGAVLLAIVFVRALQGQYSADRHVSVTTASMYWHFVDAVWIFLVIALYAGAEVGA; from the coding sequence ATGGCTACAGAAACGGAGGACGCCCACGACGACGGGCATCACCTGCCCGCGGTCGAGGACTGGCCGCGCGGCTTCGGGGAAGCCTCGTGGTGGCCGTTCGTCACGGCGCTCGGGGGCGCCGGCATCTACATCGGCGCGGCGCTGTACCTCATGGCGATCGGTGACCGGAACATCGTCGGCCCGATGGTCGGGCCCGGCGTGTTGGTCGGGAGCATCGGGCTGTTCCTGGTCGGCATCTACGGGTGGATGTACCACGCGTTCGTCACGCACTTCTGGGAGCGCGGCGCCGACGAACACAGCGCGAGCAAGCTCAGGTGGGGGATGATCGCGTTCCTCGGCTCGGAGATCGCCACCTTCAGCGCCGGCTTCACGTACTTCTTCTTCATCCGCTCGCAGGACGCGTGGGCGGAGATCGCGGGTGACCTCCCGCACCTGCTCGGGTCGCTGGTGGTCATCAACACGACGATCCTGATCGTCTCGTCGGTGACGCTGCACTTCGCACACGGCGCCATCCGCCGAAACGACCGCGGGAGGTTCCTCGGCTGGCTCGCCGTCACGCTGCTGCTCGGGATCGTGTTCATCGGCGGCCAGGTGTACGAGTACTACGAGTTCATCGTCCACGAGGGCTTCACCCTCACCTCCGGGCTGTTCGGCTCGGCGTTCTACGGCCTCACCGGGCTTCACGGGCTGCACGTCTCGATGGGTGCGGTGCTGCTCGCCATCGTGTTCGTCCGCGCCCTGCAGGGACAGTACTCCGCCGACCGCCACGTCTCCGTGACGACCGCCTCGATGTACTGGCACTTCGTCGACGCCGTCTGGATCTTCCTCGTCATCGCGCTGTACGCCGGCGCCGAGGTCGGCGCGTAG
- a CDS encoding CDGSH iron-sulfur domain-containing protein, with product MREVTLDATGPIRVDEDDIDEEKGDIAVCRCGLSDGFPFCDGSHRATEDEEPGVRYKYVDGERRVVEEIRLAAADEDDPSESGSA from the coding sequence GTGCGCGAAGTCACGCTCGATGCGACCGGCCCGATCCGGGTGGACGAGGACGACATCGACGAGGAGAAGGGGGACATCGCGGTGTGTCGCTGCGGGCTCAGCGACGGCTTCCCGTTCTGTGACGGCTCGCACAGGGCGACCGAGGACGAGGAGCCGGGCGTCCGCTACAAGTACGTCGACGGCGAGCGGCGCGTGGTCGAGGAGATCCGACTCGCGGCTGCGGACGAGGACGATCCGAGCGAATCGGGATCGGCGTAG
- a CDS encoding potassium channel family protein, translating into MGKWRRRTAAYLGALVVVILVYTVAYHEAMATFEGREQSFAHSLQVVVETFTTTGFGSDAPWETTEMNLLVVAMDLTGVLLIFMALPAFVFPLFEETLSTTAPRTVEDLAGHVVICGHTPRGRVLRDELVARDVPYLFVVADEDEATAVYDGGEEHVIHGNPEEIDALRRANVGTARALVADADDETNASVVLSARECVDDGDLRVVSLIEDEDVADYHRYAGADSVVSPRRLLGESLGSKATASVADELGYGVEIGEDFQIAELLVHHGSPLVGETVAESRIGERTGANVLGAWDDGEFESPPRPGRVIDEHTVLLVVGTEPELESLKELTLSETRTRRRGSVVVAGYGMVGHSAAAEVRPTDEVTVVDLEDAPGVDVVGDATDRETLETAGVDEARAVVIALDSDTTTIFATLAVKQVAPQVEVIARANDVESVPKLYRAGAEYVLSLSTVSGRLLASQLLDEEVLRPETQVDLVRTRAPRLEGRTLAEADVRAETGVTVVAVERDDDLLTDIGPATELIAGDRLVVAGTDDAVNRFNERFC; encoded by the coding sequence ATGGGAAAGTGGCGACGGCGGACGGCGGCGTACCTAGGTGCGCTCGTCGTCGTCATCCTGGTGTACACGGTCGCGTACCACGAGGCGATGGCGACGTTCGAGGGACGCGAGCAGTCGTTCGCCCACTCGCTGCAGGTCGTCGTCGAGACGTTCACCACTACCGGGTTCGGCTCGGACGCCCCGTGGGAGACGACCGAGATGAACCTCCTCGTGGTCGCGATGGACCTCACGGGCGTGTTACTCATCTTCATGGCGCTCCCGGCCTTCGTGTTCCCGCTGTTCGAGGAGACGCTGTCGACGACGGCCCCGAGGACCGTCGAGGACCTGGCCGGTCACGTCGTCATCTGCGGACACACGCCCAGGGGGCGCGTGCTCCGCGACGAGCTCGTCGCCCGCGACGTGCCGTACCTGTTCGTCGTCGCCGACGAGGACGAGGCGACGGCCGTCTACGACGGCGGCGAGGAGCACGTCATCCACGGCAACCCCGAGGAGATCGACGCGCTACGGCGCGCGAACGTCGGGACGGCGCGGGCGCTCGTCGCCGACGCCGACGACGAGACGAACGCGAGCGTCGTCCTCTCGGCGCGCGAGTGCGTCGACGACGGCGACCTGCGCGTCGTGAGCCTCATCGAGGACGAGGACGTCGCCGACTACCACCGCTACGCCGGCGCCGACAGCGTCGTCTCCCCGCGGCGCCTGCTCGGGGAGAGTCTCGGGTCGAAGGCGACCGCGAGCGTCGCCGACGAACTCGGTTACGGCGTCGAGATCGGCGAGGACTTCCAGATCGCGGAGCTGCTGGTCCACCACGGCAGCCCGCTCGTCGGGGAGACGGTCGCCGAGTCGCGGATCGGCGAGCGCACCGGCGCGAACGTGCTCGGCGCCTGGGACGACGGCGAGTTCGAGTCGCCGCCCCGACCCGGCCGCGTCATCGACGAGCACACCGTCCTGCTCGTCGTGGGCACCGAACCGGAGCTGGAGTCGCTCAAGGAGCTCACCCTCTCGGAGACCCGCACCCGGCGCCGCGGCTCGGTCGTCGTCGCCGGGTACGGGATGGTCGGCCACAGCGCCGCCGCGGAGGTCCGGCCGACCGACGAGGTGACCGTCGTCGACCTGGAGGACGCCCCCGGCGTCGACGTGGTGGGCGACGCGACCGACCGCGAGACGCTGGAGACCGCCGGCGTCGACGAGGCTCGGGCGGTCGTGATCGCGCTCGACTCCGACACGACGACCATCTTCGCGACGCTGGCGGTGAAGCAGGTCGCCCCGCAGGTGGAGGTGATCGCCCGCGCGAACGACGTCGAGTCGGTGCCGAAGCTCTACCGCGCGGGCGCCGAGTACGTCCTCTCGCTGTCGACGGTGTCGGGACGCCTCCTCGCCTCCCAGCTGCTCGACGAGGAGGTGCTCCGGCCCGAGACGCAGGTGGACCTCGTCCGGACGCGGGCGCCCCGGCTGGAGGGCCGGACGCTCGCGGAGGCGGACGTGCGCGCCGAGACCGGCGTCACCGTCGTCGCCGTCGAGCGCGACGACGACCTGCTCACCGACATCGGTCCGGCCACCGAGCTGATCGCCGGCGACAGGCTCGTCGTCGCGGGGACCGACGACGCCGTCAACCGATTCAACGAACGGTTCTGCTGA
- a CDS encoding DUF998 domain-containing protein: protein MSRSPRRIAAASGVASIALALGGIGIAVLAAPWFSWTGNALSDLGVAGDPLVAAAFNGGLLAGGVVALPYAWAVWTTAGDRAGRALAVLFGIVSLLMAGVGAFPSDSALHVPVAIGFFLGLTALLAVDGLRRRDTAVGRTLLVAPVVHLGAWWGWIAVLDLGDGIAIPELVGALLLAAWVLALSPVAPLSASPPSADRRSR from the coding sequence GTGTCCCGCTCCCCGCGCCGGATCGCCGCCGCCTCCGGCGTCGCCTCGATCGCGCTCGCCCTCGGCGGGATCGGGATCGCGGTCCTGGCGGCGCCGTGGTTCTCGTGGACCGGCAACGCCCTCTCTGATCTCGGCGTCGCCGGCGACCCCCTCGTCGCCGCGGCGTTCAACGGCGGGCTCCTCGCCGGCGGCGTCGTCGCCCTCCCGTACGCGTGGGCCGTGTGGACGACCGCGGGCGACCGGGCCGGCCGAGCGCTCGCTGTCCTGTTCGGGATCGTCTCGCTGCTCATGGCCGGCGTGGGCGCGTTCCCGTCCGACAGCGCGCTCCACGTCCCGGTCGCGATCGGCTTCTTCCTCGGCCTCACGGCCCTGCTCGCGGTCGACGGCCTCCGCCGACGCGACACGGCCGTCGGACGAACGCTCCTCGTCGCGCCCGTCGTCCACCTCGGCGCCTGGTGGGGGTGGATCGCGGTGCTCGATCTCGGCGACGGCATCGCGATCCCGGAGCTGGTCGGTGCCCTCCTGCTTGCGGCGTGGGTGTTGGCGCTGTCGCCGGTCGCGCCGCTTTCCGCGTCGCCCCCGTCGGCGGATCGCCGATCCAGGTAA
- a CDS encoding 2Fe-2S iron-sulfur cluster-binding protein → MPTVRFAGARIDCERGDVLRDVLLAAGLSPHNGRANDLNCRGHGTCGTCAVHVDGAVSEPTRRERLRLRVPPHDPESGLRLSCQATVEGDVTVTKFPGFWGQHVGDGE, encoded by the coding sequence ATGCCGACCGTTCGATTCGCGGGCGCCAGGATCGACTGCGAGCGCGGCGACGTCCTCCGTGACGTGTTGCTGGCGGCGGGGCTGTCGCCGCACAACGGGCGCGCGAACGACCTGAACTGCCGCGGCCACGGCACCTGCGGCACCTGCGCGGTCCACGTCGACGGCGCGGTCTCGGAGCCGACCCGTCGGGAGCGGCTCCGCCTGCGCGTTCCGCCCCACGACCCCGAGTCGGGGCTGCGGCTCTCGTGTCAGGCGACCGTCGAGGGCGACGTGACCGTCACGAAGTTCCCCGGGTTCTGGGGCCAACACGTCGGCGACGGGGAGTAA
- a CDS encoding aldo/keto reductase: protein MTELDLPALGLGTSANDDFEECAETVKAALELGYRHVDTAQMYDNEAAVGEGIRRADVAREDVVVATKVHPDNLAYDDAKRTARESLERLGLDSVDLLYVHWPISAYDPEGTLRAMDELREEGLCDHVGLSNFTPDLLDEAREILDSPVVAHQVECHPLFPQEELRAYAVEHDHFLVGYSPLGRGEALDDPLLAEIAEKHDTGTAAVCLAWAFAQEALVPIPKATGDHLRANFEAQELELDEEDLDRIAEYEVRERVIDPDSAAWNR from the coding sequence ATGACCGAACTCGACCTCCCGGCGCTCGGCCTCGGCACCTCCGCGAACGACGACTTCGAGGAGTGCGCCGAGACGGTGAAAGCGGCGCTGGAACTCGGCTACCGCCACGTCGACACCGCGCAGATGTACGACAACGAGGCGGCGGTCGGCGAGGGGATCCGCCGCGCGGACGTGGCCCGCGAGGACGTGGTCGTCGCGACGAAGGTCCACCCCGACAACCTCGCGTACGACGACGCGAAGCGCACCGCCCGCGAGTCGCTGGAGCGGCTCGGCCTCGACTCCGTCGACCTGCTGTACGTCCACTGGCCCATCTCGGCGTACGACCCCGAGGGGACGCTGCGCGCGATGGACGAACTCCGCGAGGAGGGGCTGTGCGACCACGTCGGCCTCTCGAACTTCACGCCCGACCTGCTCGACGAGGCGCGGGAGATCCTCGACTCGCCGGTCGTCGCCCACCAGGTCGAGTGCCACCCGCTGTTCCCGCAGGAGGAACTCCGGGCGTACGCCGTCGAGCACGACCACTTCCTCGTCGGCTACTCGCCGCTCGGGCGCGGCGAGGCGCTGGACGACCCGCTGCTCGCGGAGATCGCGGAGAAACACGACACCGGCACCGCCGCGGTCTGTCTCGCGTGGGCGTTCGCCCAGGAGGCGCTCGTGCCCATCCCGAAGGCGACCGGCGACCACCTCCGCGCGAACTTCGAGGCACAGGAGCTGGAGCTGGACGAGGAGGACCTGGACCGCATCGCCGAGTACGAGGTTCGCGAGCGTGTCATCGACCCCGACAGTGCGGCCTGGAATCGGTAG
- a CDS encoding metal-dependent hydrolase: MYKRGHLGVAMLTLAPITFWLLVGGYPAFAVLVAGTVLYLAMLPDMDHRVPGISHRGPTHSLLFAGVVGAVFAGAASLVEPVFSVAVPGGVSMVAFGFLLGFGSVVAHLLGDVITPAGVNFLWPYPKEWSLYLTSADSTLWNWGLFALGVCAMAGAVALAVRGVPV; the protein is encoded by the coding sequence GTGTACAAACGCGGTCACCTCGGCGTCGCGATGCTGACGCTGGCGCCGATCACCTTCTGGCTGCTGGTCGGCGGCTACCCGGCGTTCGCCGTCCTCGTCGCCGGCACCGTCCTCTATCTCGCGATGCTGCCGGACATGGACCACCGGGTCCCCGGGATCTCCCACCGCGGGCCGACCCACTCGCTGCTGTTCGCGGGCGTCGTGGGCGCGGTCTTCGCGGGCGCCGCCTCGCTCGTCGAGCCGGTGTTCTCGGTCGCGGTGCCCGGCGGCGTCTCGATGGTCGCGTTCGGCTTCCTGCTGGGGTTCGGCTCGGTCGTCGCGCACCTGCTCGGGGACGTGATCACGCCCGCCGGCGTCAACTTCCTGTGGCCGTACCCGAAGGAGTGGTCGCTATACCTGACGTCCGCCGACTCCACGCTGTGGAACTGGGGGCTGTTCGCCCTCGGCGTGTGCGCCATGGCCGGCGCTGTCGCGCTGGCGGTGCGTGGCGTCCCCGTGTGA
- a CDS encoding PLDc N-terminal domain-containing protein, translating to MLLLQSSGGGIAFLIWLLFTAVFLYAVYWTYKDAQRNSDQPAFLWALVVFLAPMLGLVLYFLLGRD from the coding sequence ATGCTCCTCCTCCAGAGCAGCGGCGGCGGCATCGCATTCCTCATCTGGCTGCTGTTCACAGCGGTGTTCCTCTACGCGGTGTACTGGACGTACAAGGACGCCCAGCGAAACAGCGATCAGCCGGCGTTTCTGTGGGCGCTGGTCGTGTTTCTCGCGCCGATGTTGGGGCTCGTTCTGTACTTCCTCCTGGGCCGTGACTGA
- a CDS encoding peroxidase-related enzyme (This protein belongs to a clade of uncharacterized proteins related to peroxidases such as the alkylhydroperoxidase AhpD.), producing the protein MSEESPRPELLDDAQRRFPVPDYDEVPEDIRERLDEETARAGFTPNVMSALAYKPSHFRAFMAFHDALVDDTTLDREEVEMIVVAVSGRNNCLYCNVAHGALVRIYAEDPHLADQLVSNHRTADVSDARMAMLEVAVKLTEEPDAVTTEDLDLLYEAGYTQEEVWDIGMVAAFFNLSNRMATFADWRPNEEFYGMGR; encoded by the coding sequence ATGAGCGAGGAGTCACCCCGACCCGAACTGCTCGACGACGCCCAGCGACGCTTCCCGGTCCCCGACTACGACGAGGTGCCCGAGGACATCCGCGAGCGCCTCGACGAGGAGACCGCGCGCGCGGGCTTCACGCCCAACGTCATGTCGGCGCTCGCGTACAAGCCCAGTCACTTCCGGGCGTTCATGGCGTTCCACGACGCCCTCGTCGACGACACCACCCTCGACCGCGAGGAGGTCGAGATGATCGTCGTCGCCGTCTCCGGGCGGAACAACTGCCTGTACTGCAACGTCGCCCACGGCGCGCTCGTGCGCATCTACGCGGAGGACCCGCACCTCGCGGACCAGCTCGTGTCCAATCACCGCACCGCCGACGTGAGCGACGCGCGCATGGCGATGCTGGAGGTGGCGGTGAAGCTGACCGAGGAGCCGGACGCCGTGACGACCGAGGACCTGGATCTGCTGTACGAGGCGGGCTACACGCAGGAGGAGGTGTGGGACATCGGGATGGTCGCCGCCTTCTTCAACCTCTCCAACCGGATGGCGACGTTCGCCGACTGGCGGCCCAACGAGGAGTTCTACGGGATGGGTCGGTAG
- a CDS encoding heavy-metal-associated domain-containing protein, translating to MTTTMRITGMTCGGCEANVVEALSGVDGVEEATADHEADEAVVEGDADPLDLIAAVPEQYEVESTR from the coding sequence ATGACGACGACGATGCGGATCACCGGCATGACCTGCGGCGGCTGCGAGGCGAACGTGGTCGAGGCGCTTTCGGGCGTCGACGGCGTCGAGGAGGCGACCGCGGACCACGAGGCGGACGAGGCGGTCGTCGAGGGCGACGCGGACCCGCTGGACCTGATCGCGGCCGTGCCCGAGCAGTACGAGGTCGAGTCCACAAGATAG